The following proteins are co-located in the Telopea speciosissima isolate NSW1024214 ecotype Mountain lineage chromosome 9, Tspe_v1, whole genome shotgun sequence genome:
- the LOC122638679 gene encoding outer envelope protein 39, chloroplastic-like: protein MDLITFSQMKIGLHRNFLNHYFEPPLPQHSISPEIGVHGLPNDNFSRSGNGGVNLCRLSAGVDLNEPASSNWTSTTSIKFEHVRPINDDGHFFISRDLDGGTSHDSMVVLKQESHYVNANDHSFSQLKLQMEQGIPVLSKWLIFDRFKFVTLKEVKHGPAFFLASLTGGSIVGGMAPYQAFAIGGLGSVRGYREGVVGSGRSCLIVNNELTFPLVKAGIGVGFRYGLRLKSNLGQFQVDYAINAFHQKTVYFGISNVVG from the exons ATGGATTTAATTACTTTCTCCCAGATGAAAATTGGGTTACATAGGAACTTCCTGAATCAT TATTTtgaaccccccctcccccaacacTCAATCTCTCCCGAGATTGGAGTCCATGGGTTGCCCAACGACAATTTCTCCCGCTCAGGAAATGGAGGTGTCAATTTGTGCCGCTTGTCAGCTGGAGTTGATCTAAATGAACCTGCAAGTTCAAATTGGACCAGCACCACCAGCATAAAGTTTGAG CATGTCCGACCAATTAATGATGATGGCCACTTCTTCATAAGCAGAGACCTTGACGG TGGCACATCACACGATAGTATGGTAGTTCTGAAGCAGGAATCACATTATGTGAATGCCAATGATCATAGTTTCTCGCAA TTGAAACTTCAAATGGAACAAGGTATTCCTGTTCTATCCAAGTGGCTGATCTTTGACCGATTCAAATTTGTCACATTAAAGGAGGTTAAACATGGGCCTGCATTTTTCTTGGCAAG CCTGACAGGTGGTTCCATTGTAGGGGGCATGGCACCTTACCAAGCATTTGCAATTGGCGGTCTTGGTAGTGTTCGAGGATATCGTGAGGGTGTTGTAGGATCTGGGAGATCGTGTCTCATCGTGAACAATGAATTAACATTCCCTTTGGTA AAAGCTGGGATTGGAGTTGGATTCAGATATGGTCTTCGGTTAAAGTCTAACTTGGGTCAGTTTCAGGTTGATTATGCCATAAATGCCTTTCATCAAAAGACTGTCTACTTTGGCATCAGCAATGTTGTGGGATGA
- the LOC122638678 gene encoding zinc finger CCCH domain-containing protein 2-like, which produces MSSMCCAEKHHSHVYTSGNGKKSLREIEIPPRKLFSRRTKLSDQNPNHLFADVVSDKIIAEDALLHKFLPCNSGDNDDDDGSDDPYSSDDFRMYEFKVRRCMRSRSHDWTDCPFAHPGEKARRRDPRRYHYSGNVCTDFRRGGCRRGDACEFAHGVFECWLHPARYRTQACKDGKNCKRKVCFFAHTPRQLRVLPLHTSSSSPTPVSAGTSPVTMNQKYPNPSNHCCVFCHSSIASSPTSTLMGLSHLSPPMSPPLSPPLSPGDGSMGATFSPLSRFNNEYDSITLNQLFPMVLGHKNALAELVSSLEAMDLGNGGGGGGGAAVSPSSCEDQQEFILSPSAPPQLRISNSLMDEGIINNNNNEWCCPDLEWVNELVM; this is translated from the exons atgtCAAGTATGTGCTGTGCAGAGAAGCACCATTCCCATGTCTACACCAGTGGGAATGGCAAGAAAAGTCTCAGGGAGATAGAAATTCCACCCCGGAAGCTCTTCAGCCGTCGCACTAAGCTATCGGACCAGAACCCAAATCATCTCTTTGCAGATGTTGTTTCAGATAAGATCATAGCTGAAGACGCATTGTTGCACAAATTCTTGCCTTGTAATTCCGgagacaatgatgatgacgatggtTCTGATGATCCTTACTCGAGTGATGATTTCCGGATGTACGAATTTAAGGTGCGTAGGTGTATGCGAAGCCGTAGCCATGACTGGACTGATTGCCCATTTGCTCATCCGGGTGAGAAAGCTCGTCGGAGGGATCCAAGGAGGTATCATTACTCCGGCAATGTTTGTACCGATTTCCGGCGAGGTGGGTGTCGTCGTGGAGATGCTTGTGAGTTTGCACATGGGGTGTTTGAGTGTTGGCTTCACCCAGCGAGGTATCGAACACAAGCTTGTAAGGATGGGAAGAATTGTAAGAGAAAGGTTTGTTTCTTCGCCCACACTCCTCGCCAGCTTCGTGTCTTGCCTTTgcatacttcttcttcttctccaaccccTGTTTCTGCTGGTACATCCCCTGTTACTATGAACCAAAAGTACCCAAATCCCAGTAATCACTGTTGTGTGTTCTGTCACTCTAGTATTGCTTCATCTCCGACTTCAACTCTGATGGGTCTCTCTCATTTATCTCCTCCGATGTCGCCGCCTCTGTCTCCTCCACTCTCACCAGGGGATGGATCCATGGGGGCTACTTTCTCTCCGCTTTCTCGATTCAATAATGAGTATGATTCGATTActttgaaccaattgtttcCTATGGTGTTGGGTCATAAGAATGCTCTGGCTGAGCTTGTGAGCTCCTTGGAAGCCATGGATCTTGGTaacggtggcggtggtggtggtggtgccgctgtttctccttct AGCTGTGAAGATCAACAAGAGTTCATCCTCTCACCTTCTGCTCCACCACAACTAAGGATCAGCAACAGTTTGATGGACGAAggcatcatcaacaacaacaacaatgaatGGTGTTGTCCTGATTTGGAATGGGTGAACGAGCTTGTTATGTAG